A genome region from Candidatus Zixiibacteriota bacterium includes the following:
- a CDS encoding class I SAM-dependent methyltransferase, protein MSKEQFDQKYAGKKFYWGTKPSSLVKNFASLANLGQALDLGMGEGRDAIYLAQQDFSVTGVEFSETGIQKCQQRAERLGVNVNTVNKDVRDFRIAKGKYSLILLNNMFQYITKSEAHHVSQGIVSGLKKGGLVIASVFTYDDPRYGEYKKKTTELEPGTFLLMSGEVYSFYDYSELLEFFKPLRLLYYTEYDYYDTHGGKSGHWHGVAELVAMRT, encoded by the coding sequence ATGTCTAAAGAGCAATTTGATCAGAAATATGCCGGCAAGAAATTTTACTGGGGTACGAAGCCATCCAGTCTGGTGAAGAATTTCGCTTCGCTCGCGAATCTCGGACAGGCGCTTGATCTCGGGATGGGTGAAGGCCGGGATGCCATCTATCTGGCGCAGCAGGATTTCAGCGTTACCGGCGTCGAATTCTCCGAAACCGGCATCCAGAAATGCCAGCAACGCGCCGAAAGACTCGGTGTGAATGTCAATACTGTCAACAAGGACGTCCGCGACTTTCGAATCGCCAAAGGAAAGTACTCCCTGATTCTGCTGAACAACATGTTTCAGTATATAACCAAGAGCGAAGCTCACCATGTCTCCCAGGGGATCGTTTCAGGGCTCAAGAAGGGTGGATTGGTGATCGCGTCCGTCTTCACATACGACGATCCGCGTTATGGAGAATACAAGAAGAAGACCACAGAGCTCGAACCGGGTACATTTCTGCTAATGTCCGGTGAGGTCTATTCCTTCTATGATTATAGCGAACTTCTCGAATTCTTCAAACCACTGAGACTGCTCTATTATACAGAGTACGACTACTATGACACTCACGGCGGCAAAAGCGGACACTGGCATGGTGTCGCGGAACTTGTTGCCATGCGGACCTGA
- a CDS encoding MoxR family ATPase — protein MADDVSQSKDIQAVEKLQQARSRIKSEIAKVIIGQETVIDELLISILSNGHVLLIGVPGLAKTLLVSTLSKILELKFSRIQFTPDLMPSDITGTEIIEEDKTSGKRTFKFIKGPVFANIVLADEINRTPPKTQAALLQAMQEHEVTAAGETYTLEEPFFVLATQNPIEQEGTYPLPEAQLDRFMFNIMIDYPSEAEEQRIVKTTTAIQDWDLTNVLGGDDISELQNLVRRVPVSDHVIEYAVKLVRATRPGRDGVPEYVRNWVSWGAGPRASQYLILGAKTKAVLDGRYTPSVEDVKSVAKPVLRHRIVTSFNAEADGVGPSEIVDRLLEEVKEK, from the coding sequence ATGGCTGACGACGTTTCACAATCCAAAGACATTCAGGCAGTAGAGAAGCTTCAGCAGGCGCGCAGCAGGATCAAGTCCGAAATCGCAAAAGTCATTATCGGGCAGGAGACAGTAATCGACGAATTGCTGATCTCTATTCTCTCTAACGGTCATGTTCTTCTGATCGGTGTCCCCGGCCTTGCAAAAACGCTTCTGGTTTCGACTCTGTCGAAAATTCTCGAACTGAAATTTTCACGCATACAGTTCACCCCTGATCTGATGCCGTCTGATATAACCGGGACTGAGATTATCGAAGAAGATAAGACTTCCGGCAAGCGGACATTCAAATTCATCAAGGGTCCGGTGTTTGCGAATATTGTTCTGGCTGATGAGATAAACCGCACGCCTCCGAAGACGCAGGCAGCTCTTCTGCAGGCGATGCAGGAGCACGAGGTGACCGCGGCAGGGGAGACGTACACACTTGAAGAGCCGTTCTTCGTGTTGGCGACGCAGAATCCGATCGAGCAGGAGGGTACGTATCCATTGCCTGAGGCACAGCTAGATCGATTCATGTTCAATATTATGATAGACTATCCCTCCGAGGCAGAGGAACAAAGGATTGTCAAGACGACAACTGCGATACAGGATTGGGATCTGACTAACGTCCTCGGAGGTGATGATATATCTGAATTGCAGAATCTTGTCAGAAGGGTTCCCGTCTCCGATCATGTGATAGAATATGCCGTCAAACTCGTGCGAGCTACCAGACCGGGCAGAGATGGCGTGCCCGAGTATGTTCGGAACTGGGTCTCATGGGGAGCGGGGCCGCGCGCATCGCAGTATCTGATCCTTGGAGCAAAGACCAAAGCTGTTCTCGACGGACGATACACACCATCGGTCGAAGACGTGAAATCTGTGGCCAAGCCGGTTTTGCGGCATCGAATCGTGACATCGTTCAATGCCGAAGCTGACGGTGTCGGTCCTTCGGAGATAGTCGACAGGCTGCTTGAAGAAGTCAAAGAGAAGTAG